In a genomic window of Limibacillus sp.:
- the pal gene encoding peptidoglycan-associated lipoprotein Pal: MRFKLLSMFAALLLLGACETASTSGDASGSGSSSTAGQPVPGSQEDLVVNVGDRVFFGFDEYTLTAEAQSTLDRVAAWMQSNPSVTVSVEGHADERGTREYNLALGERRANAAMNYVAALGVSPARMRTVSYGEERPAVIGSNEASWAQNRRAVFVVN; encoded by the coding sequence ATGCGCTTCAAGCTTCTTTCCATGTTCGCGGCTCTTCTGCTCCTGGGCGCTTGTGAAACTGCTTCGACCAGCGGCGACGCTTCTGGTTCGGGCAGCTCCAGCACCGCCGGCCAGCCCGTGCCGGGCTCTCAGGAAGATCTCGTCGTCAACGTCGGCGACCGCGTCTTCTTCGGGTTTGACGAGTACACTTTGACGGCCGAGGCTCAGTCCACGCTGGACCGCGTCGCGGCCTGGATGCAGTCCAACCCGTCGGTCACCGTGTCCGTCGAAGGGCACGCCGACGAGCGCGGCACGCGTGAGTACAACCTCGCGCTGGGTGAGCGCCGCGCCAACGCAGCCATGAACTACGTGGCGGCGCTGGGCGTCTCTCCCGCCCGGATGCGCACCGTTTCCTACGGTGAAGAGCGTCCGGCCGTGATCGGCTCGAACGAAGCGTCCTGGGCCCAGAACCGCCGCGCCGTCTTCGTCGTCAACTGA
- the ruvA gene encoding Holliday junction branch migration protein RuvA, producing MIGKLKGIVDSHDEGAVILDVGGVGYLVFGSSRTLGAMTAGEAVALLIETHVREDHIHLYGFLEASERNWFRLLLNIQGVGTKHALSILSVLSPDQLTQAIAAQDKAALTRASGVGPKLAGRLVLELKDKVANLSLGKGAAQASEAGGGDLSGPADDAVSALVNLGYRRAEAFTAVAKAARQQGEGASVESLIRDGLKELSS from the coding sequence ATGATCGGCAAGCTGAAGGGCATCGTCGACAGCCATGACGAGGGCGCGGTGATCCTCGATGTGGGCGGTGTCGGCTATCTGGTTTTCGGCTCCAGCCGGACGCTCGGCGCGATGACGGCGGGCGAGGCGGTGGCGCTGCTGATCGAGACCCACGTGCGGGAGGATCACATCCACCTCTATGGCTTCCTCGAGGCGTCGGAGCGGAACTGGTTCCGCCTGCTGCTCAATATTCAGGGCGTCGGCACCAAGCATGCCCTTTCCATCCTTTCCGTGCTCTCGCCCGATCAGTTGACCCAGGCGATCGCCGCGCAGGACAAGGCCGCTCTGACCCGCGCCAGCGGCGTCGGGCCGAAGCTGGCCGGACGGCTGGTGCTGGAACTGAAGGACAAGGTCGCCAATCTCTCGCTGGGCAAGGGCGCGGCTCAGGCGTCCGAAGCAGGCGGCGGCGATCTCTCCGGCCCCGCCGACGACGCCGTCTCGGCCCTGGTCAACCTCGGCTACCGCCGGGCGGAAGCCTTCACCGCCGTCGCCAAGGCGGCGCGCCAGCAGGGTGAGGGCGCCAGCGTCGAAAGCCTGATCCGAGACGGCCTGAAGGAGCTCTCCTCATGA
- the tolR gene encoding protein TolR, with protein sequence MAGGLMQGYSRKGGHRRQQYRPMAEINVTPFVDVMLVLLIVFMVTAPLLTVGVPVDLPETEAQAIADPDEPLVVSVDREGAVYLQDTQIDMDKLVPRLIAVTGSNPDARIFVRGDRAIAYGRIMEVMGLVNAAGFKKVALIAELPKQTPEGGN encoded by the coding sequence ATGGCCGGAGGACTGATGCAGGGTTACAGCCGCAAGGGCGGGCACCGGCGCCAGCAGTACCGGCCCATGGCGGAGATCAACGTCACACCCTTCGTGGACGTGATGCTGGTGCTGCTGATCGTCTTCATGGTGACGGCCCCGCTCTTGACCGTGGGCGTGCCGGTGGACCTGCCGGAAACCGAGGCCCAGGCCATCGCCGATCCCGATGAGCCCCTGGTGGTCTCCGTCGACCGCGAGGGCGCCGTCTATCTTCAGGACACTCAGATCGACATGGACAAGCTGGTGCCCCGCCTGATCGCGGTGACCGGCAGCAACCCGGACGCGCGCATCTTCGTGCGCGGCGACCGCGCCATCGCCTACGGCCGGATCATGGAGGTCATGGGGCTGGTCAACGCGGCGGGCTTCAAGAAGGTCGCCCTGATCGCCGAACTTCCCAAGCAGACGCCGGAGGGGGGCAACTGA
- a CDS encoding 5-formyltetrahydrofolate cyclo-ligase, with translation MSEKAASQPLDADKAALRKEMYARRRKAFVEGEKAGNALKLKFLEAVSPPEGARVSGFWPMGSEIDPRPLLEVLSARGHPIGLPVVTAPATPLTFRAWKPGDILKPGGFNTEVPDADKPEIEPDILLVPLLAFDRQGFRLGYGGGFYDRTLSALRETGARLAVGVAFAAQEVEAVPRGDYDQPLDMILTDREVIYSAG, from the coding sequence ATGAGCGAGAAAGCAGCCTCACAGCCGCTGGACGCCGACAAGGCGGCGCTCCGCAAGGAGATGTACGCCCGCCGCCGCAAGGCCTTCGTCGAGGGCGAAAAGGCGGGCAACGCCCTGAAGCTCAAGTTTCTCGAAGCGGTCTCGCCGCCCGAGGGCGCGCGGGTGAGCGGCTTCTGGCCCATGGGCTCGGAGATCGACCCGCGCCCGCTGCTCGAAGTCTTGAGCGCGCGCGGCCATCCCATCGGACTTCCGGTGGTGACGGCGCCCGCGACGCCCTTGACCTTCCGCGCCTGGAAACCCGGCGACATCCTGAAACCCGGCGGCTTCAACACCGAAGTGCCGGACGCGGACAAGCCGGAGATCGAGCCGGACATCCTGCTGGTGCCCTTGCTGGCCTTCGACCGTCAGGGCTTCCGCCTGGGCTACGGCGGCGGCTTTTACGACCGCACGCTCTCGGCCCTGCGCGAGACCGGGGCGCGTCTGGCGGTCGGCGTCGCCTTCGCCGCACAGGAGGTGGAGGCCGTGCCGCGCGGCGACTACGATCAGCCGCTGGATATGATCCTGACCGATCGGGAGGTCATCTACAGCGCCGGGTGA
- a CDS encoding cell division protein ZapA, which yields MAQVKLTINGRSYSVACGDGQESHIEGLAADIDARVHQLSEQFGAIGEGRLLVMTALLLADELHEATNGGAASVAGASADDSGEANGKASEALEAKAAALKSEEQRLGELAEKLDQYAEKLEAIAARLVEA from the coding sequence ATGGCGCAGGTCAAGCTAACCATCAACGGGCGGAGCTACTCCGTTGCCTGTGGCGACGGCCAGGAATCGCATATCGAAGGGCTGGCCGCCGACATCGACGCCCGCGTTCATCAGCTGTCCGAGCAGTTCGGCGCGATCGGGGAGGGGCGCCTGCTGGTCATGACCGCCCTGCTGCTGGCCGACGAACTGCACGAGGCGACCAACGGAGGCGCGGCTTCCGTGGCCGGCGCTTCCGCCGACGACTCGGGCGAAGCGAACGGCAAGGCCAGCGAGGCGCTGGAGGCCAAGGCCGCGGCGCTCAAGTCCGAAGAACAGCGCCTTGGCGAGCTGGCCGAAAAGCTCGATCAGTACGCCGAAAAACTGGAAGCTATTGCAGCGCGGCTCGTAGAGGCCTAA
- a CDS encoding TIGR00282 family metallophosphoesterase gives MRFLFLGDIVGRPGRDAINKHLPDLRRELGLDAVVANGENAAAGFGITQKICKEMFEAGVDLISGGNHSWDQREALSFIDDEPRLLRPQNYPAGTPGRGSGVVDAGRGRKLLVVNLMARLYMDPLDDPFATMKAVLSSVRLGATANAILLDFHGEATSEKMAMGHFVDGKVSLCVGTHTHVPTADTMILPGGTAYQTDAGMCGDYDSVIGMDKEAPLARFTRKLPTEKLQVAKGEGTLCGVFVETDDKTGLALKAFPVRKGGRLQATQPQLV, from the coding sequence ATGCGTTTTCTCTTTCTGGGCGACATCGTGGGACGGCCCGGCCGCGACGCGATCAACAAGCACCTGCCGGACCTGCGCCGGGAGCTGGGCCTCGACGCCGTGGTCGCCAACGGAGAGAACGCCGCAGCCGGTTTCGGCATTACCCAGAAGATCTGCAAGGAGATGTTCGAGGCCGGCGTCGACCTCATCTCCGGCGGCAACCACTCCTGGGATCAGCGCGAGGCGCTGTCCTTCATCGATGACGAGCCCCGGCTACTGCGCCCGCAGAACTATCCCGCCGGCACCCCGGGACGCGGCAGCGGCGTTGTCGACGCCGGGCGCGGCCGCAAGCTGCTGGTGGTGAATCTCATGGCGCGGCTCTACATGGACCCGCTGGACGATCCCTTCGCGACCATGAAGGCGGTGCTTTCCTCCGTCCGGTTGGGCGCGACCGCCAACGCCATCCTGCTGGATTTCCATGGCGAGGCGACCTCGGAGAAGATGGCCATGGGGCACTTCGTCGACGGCAAGGTCTCGCTCTGCGTCGGCACCCACACGCACGTGCCCACCGCCGACACCATGATCCTGCCCGGCGGCACGGCCTATCAGACCGACGCCGGAATGTGCGGCGACTACGATTCGGTGATCGGCATGGACAAGGAGGCGCCGCTCGCCCGCTTCACCCGAAAGCTGCCGACGGAGAAGCTTCAGGTCGCCAAGGGCGAGGGCACGCTCTGCGGCGTCTTCGTGGAGACCGACGACAAGACCGGCCTCGCGCTGAAGGCCTTCCCGGTCCGCAAGGGCGGCCGCCTTCAGGCGACGCAGCCCCAGCTGGTGTGA
- a CDS encoding YebC/PmpR family DNA-binding transcriptional regulator — MAGHSQFKNIMHRKGAQDKKRAKVFAKLAKEIIVAAKSGMPEPDKNPALRLAIQNARAANMPKDNIERAIARAVGGGAEENYEEIRYEGYGPGGVAVIVEALTDNRNRTASEVRAIFSKNGGTLGETGSVAFNFEQVGQLLYKPEIADAEALFEAAVEAGATNAESSEAGHEVVCAPDDFAAVRDAMAETFGDPDEAGLVWKPNNTIAVEEEQAQTLMKLLDALDDCDDVQRVSANYDIADEVLERLTA, encoded by the coding sequence ATGGCAGGTCACTCACAATTCAAGAACATCATGCACCGCAAGGGCGCGCAGGATAAGAAGCGCGCCAAGGTCTTCGCCAAGCTCGCCAAGGAGATCATCGTCGCCGCCAAGTCCGGCATGCCGGAGCCGGACAAGAACCCGGCGCTGCGTCTGGCGATCCAGAACGCGCGCGCGGCGAACATGCCCAAGGACAACATCGAGCGCGCCATCGCGCGCGCCGTCGGCGGCGGGGCCGAGGAGAACTACGAGGAGATCCGCTACGAGGGCTATGGCCCCGGCGGCGTCGCGGTGATCGTCGAAGCGCTGACCGACAACCGCAACCGCACGGCCTCCGAGGTGCGGGCGATCTTCTCCAAGAACGGCGGGACGCTCGGCGAGACCGGCAGCGTCGCCTTCAACTTCGAGCAGGTCGGCCAGCTTCTCTACAAGCCCGAGATCGCCGACGCCGAGGCCCTGTTCGAGGCGGCCGTCGAAGCGGGCGCCACCAACGCCGAGTCCAGCGAGGCGGGCCACGAGGTGGTCTGCGCGCCCGACGATTTCGCCGCCGTGCGCGACGCCATGGCGGAGACCTTCGGCGACCCGGACGAGGCGGGGCTCGTTTGGAAACCGAACAACACCATCGCGGTGGAGGAAGAGCAGGCCCAGACGCTGATGAAGCTGCTGGACGCGCTCGACGACTGCGACGACGTGCAGCGCGTCTCCGCCAACTACGACATCGCCGACGAGGTCTTGGAACGCTTGACCGCCTAA
- the ybgC gene encoding tol-pal system-associated acyl-CoA thioesterase: MSPSASQLPAPSMRGGWFCIPLRVYYEDTDAGGIVYYANYLKYAERGRTELLRHLGINQTALKSESGLIFAVSDCQIRYRLPARLDDLLLVKTKVAALGAARIEMVQEIVRDEVRLTEIGVTVASINEAGRPLRMPGPLRAVLENAFDEGEEGKAV, translated from the coding sequence TTGAGCCCCTCGGCCTCCCAACTGCCCGCCCCTTCGATGCGCGGCGGCTGGTTCTGCATTCCCTTGCGCGTCTACTACGAAGACACGGACGCCGGCGGCATCGTCTACTACGCCAACTACCTGAAGTACGCCGAGCGGGGCCGCACCGAGCTGCTGCGCCACCTCGGCATCAATCAAACTGCATTGAAGTCAGAATCCGGCCTCATTTTCGCCGTATCGGACTGTCAGATTCGCTATCGCCTTCCGGCGCGCCTGGACGACCTCCTTCTGGTCAAGACCAAGGTCGCCGCTCTGGGGGCGGCGCGGATCGAAATGGTGCAGGAAATTGTGCGGGACGAAGTCCGGCTGACGGAAATCGGCGTCACCGTCGCCTCGATCAACGAGGCGGGACGCCCGTTGCGCATGCCTGGACCGCTGCGCGCGGTTCTTGAGAACGCATTCGACGAAGGGGAAGAAGGGAAGGCGGTCTAA
- the ruvC gene encoding crossover junction endodeoxyribonuclease RuvC, giving the protein MRVLGLDPGLRRTGWGVIDAEGSRLVHVANGVITSDSKDELASRLVQLMRGVESVLAAHQPDEAAVEVTLANKNPDSTLKLGMARGIALLTPALQGLPIGEYLPMIVKKSVVGTGHAKKEQVMMMVQRLLPGCDIPSEDAADALALAICHAHNRATRRSWAKGVEDPLAAALAAGGARGGRRRR; this is encoded by the coding sequence ATGCGGGTACTGGGATTGGATCCCGGTCTCAGACGGACGGGGTGGGGTGTCATAGACGCCGAAGGCTCCCGCCTTGTCCATGTCGCCAATGGCGTCATCACCTCGGACAGCAAGGACGAGCTGGCCAGCCGTCTGGTTCAGCTCATGCGCGGGGTCGAGTCCGTGCTTGCCGCCCACCAGCCCGATGAGGCGGCCGTGGAGGTCACGCTCGCCAACAAGAACCCCGATTCCACCCTCAAGCTCGGCATGGCGCGCGGCATCGCGCTGCTGACGCCCGCGCTGCAAGGCCTGCCGATCGGCGAGTACCTGCCGATGATCGTCAAGAAATCCGTGGTCGGCACCGGCCACGCCAAGAAGGAGCAGGTGATGATGATGGTCCAGCGCCTGCTGCCCGGCTGCGACATTCCCTCCGAAGACGCCGCCGACGCCTTGGCGCTCGCCATCTGCCATGCGCACAACCGCGCGACCCGGCGGAGCTGGGCCAAGGGAGTCGAAGACCCGCTCGCAGCCGCTTTGGCCGCAGGCGGCGCGCGCGGCGGGAGGCGGCGCCGATGA
- the ybgF gene encoding tol-pal system protein YbgF, whose amino-acid sequence MTALAAPHRRPGGGIAAFFFAVLLAVALPAGGAKAQDLQSQIERLQRELSDLQSYVYRGGSGGASSGAAVQELPAGSAADIQVRLGELETSLRQLRGQIEEMNYRIRQNSDRLERFINDAEYRLTVLEGGDPVTPPPSASSAAPSASQDSASAAPQVQSQTQGSSGVSSSGVATGSSTVGSLGQVSENSLAAVQQQRSVSGDQSGSGQAAAESAPQTAAAPSSGPVTLPDGSPEDQYSFALGLLRQTRFDDAQVALDAFLEQNPNHDLAPNAKYWLGETYYVRADYQNAAVTFAEGFQQFPQGSKAPDNLLKLGMSLGQLGDKQNACATFAQLQQRFPNAPSNIQQKAQLERQRLGC is encoded by the coding sequence ATGACCGCGCTCGCCGCTCCTCATCGCCGACCGGGCGGAGGCATCGCCGCATTCTTTTTCGCAGTCCTGCTCGCCGTTGCCCTTCCGGCAGGCGGCGCCAAGGCTCAGGACCTGCAAAGCCAGATCGAGCGTCTTCAGCGTGAGTTGAGCGACCTCCAGAGCTACGTCTACAGAGGCGGCTCGGGCGGCGCTTCCTCGGGCGCGGCCGTTCAAGAGCTTCCCGCTGGCTCAGCAGCCGATATCCAGGTGCGTCTGGGTGAGCTGGAGACCAGCCTGCGCCAGTTGCGCGGGCAGATCGAGGAGATGAACTACCGCATCCGACAGAACAGCGATCGGCTTGAGCGCTTCATCAACGACGCGGAATACCGCCTGACCGTTCTTGAGGGCGGCGATCCCGTAACACCGCCGCCCAGCGCGTCGAGCGCAGCGCCCTCGGCTTCTCAGGATAGCGCCTCGGCAGCCCCGCAAGTTCAGAGCCAGACCCAAGGCTCCAGCGGCGTCTCCTCAAGCGGTGTCGCCACCGGCAGCTCGACGGTCGGTTCGCTGGGGCAGGTGTCCGAGAACAGCCTCGCGGCCGTCCAGCAGCAGCGCAGCGTTTCCGGGGATCAGAGCGGCAGCGGTCAAGCGGCGGCTGAAAGCGCGCCGCAGACGGCGGCGGCGCCCTCCAGCGGCCCGGTCACCTTGCCGGACGGCTCGCCGGAGGATCAGTACAGCTTTGCCCTCGGCCTGTTGCGCCAGACCCGTTTCGACGACGCCCAGGTGGCCCTCGACGCCTTTCTGGAGCAGAACCCCAATCACGACCTCGCCCCCAACGCCAAGTACTGGCTGGGCGAGACCTATTACGTTCGCGCCGACTACCAGAACGCGGCGGTCACCTTCGCCGAGGGCTTCCAGCAGTTTCCGCAGGGGTCGAAGGCCCCGGACAATCTGCTCAAGCTCGGCATGTCGCTGGGCCAGCTGGGCGACAAGCAGAACGCCTGCGCCACCTTCGCCCAGCTTCAGCAGCGCTTCCCGAACGCGCCCAGCAACATACAGCAGAAAGCCCAACTGGAGCGCCAGCGTCTCGGCTGCTAG
- a CDS encoding cell envelope integrity protein TolA — MRRALLYSAGLHVGLFTALYVGLPDSPRVIEVPPPIPVDVVTIDEVTRPKSTPEAPPDKPDPTPQLAQSEPTPPPPARTAPPPPPAPPEPKALPEPAPAPEPPPLPEPVKQPEPEPLPKPEPEPQLAEAPEPEPAPEPEPQPEPEPVKQPEPEPEQQAEAPDPDARPSPPVPPVKPALQVAEKPDAPKEDPLDSLLNNVLKDIKQQPQQQAQPKPEPQPQGQQQASLSSQPMSISEIDRIRRHIESCWNVPAGARDAQNLVVELRLVMNPDGRARSVEVVDSQRMGDPFYRTAAESAMRAVRACGALPVPPKKYDVWRQITLTFDPSQML; from the coding sequence ATGCGCCGCGCGCTTCTCTATTCGGCAGGTTTGCATGTGGGGCTCTTCACCGCCCTCTATGTAGGCCTGCCCGATAGCCCGCGCGTGATCGAGGTGCCGCCCCCGATCCCGGTGGACGTGGTGACCATCGACGAGGTGACCCGGCCCAAGTCGACCCCGGAGGCGCCGCCCGACAAGCCCGACCCGACGCCGCAGCTCGCTCAGAGCGAGCCGACCCCGCCGCCGCCCGCGCGCACCGCGCCGCCGCCGCCGCCCGCGCCGCCGGAGCCCAAGGCGCTGCCCGAGCCTGCGCCCGCGCCGGAACCCCCGCCGCTGCCCGAGCCGGTCAAGCAGCCGGAGCCCGAGCCCCTGCCGAAACCCGAACCGGAACCCCAGCTTGCGGAGGCCCCGGAACCGGAGCCAGCGCCGGAGCCCGAACCCCAGCCCGAACCGGAGCCGGTGAAACAACCCGAGCCCGAGCCTGAGCAGCAGGCGGAGGCGCCGGATCCCGATGCGCGCCCCAGCCCGCCGGTGCCGCCGGTCAAACCGGCCCTTCAGGTCGCGGAGAAGCCTGACGCTCCGAAGGAGGACCCGCTGGATTCCCTGCTCAACAACGTGCTGAAGGACATCAAGCAGCAGCCCCAGCAGCAGGCGCAGCCCAAGCCGGAGCCGCAGCCCCAGGGGCAGCAGCAGGCGAGCCTCTCCTCGCAGCCCATGTCGATCAGCGAGATCGACAGGATCCGCCGCCACATCGAAAGCTGCTGGAACGTGCCCGCCGGCGCGCGCGACGCGCAGAACCTGGTGGTCGAGTTGCGGCTGGTGATGAACCCCGACGGGCGCGCGCGCAGCGTCGAGGTGGTGGATAGCCAGCGCATGGGCGACCCCTTCTACCGGACGGCGGCGGAGAGCGCGATGCGCGCGGTCCGCGCCTGCGGCGCGCTGCCGGTCCCCCCCAAGAAGTACGACGTCTGGCGGCAGATCACGCTCACCTTCGACCCCTCGCAGATGCTATAG
- the tolB gene encoding Tol-Pal system beta propeller repeat protein TolB, with amino-acid sequence MKRLSLLLIAFAAVAALALQVSPARAELRIDITRGTFEPLPIAITDFHSEDAESARLGADIADVVTADLERSGLFRPLDPQAFIQDAASVATAPRFGEWSVLKAQALVAGTAQMQSDGRLRIEFRLWDVFAQQQMLGLAYATTPNNWRRIGHIIADAVYKRLTGEEGYFDTRIVYIAESGPQNRRVKRLAIMDQDGANHRFLTDGADLVLTPRFSPSTQEITYVSYVNGTPRVYLFNLNTGQQEVLGEFPGMSFAPRFGPGGNSIVMSLARSGNSDVYTLDLRTRDLRRLTADPSIDISPSYSPDGRQIVFNSDRGGSQQLYVMNADGSNVRRISFGEGRYATPVWSPRGDLIAFTRLYQGQFYIGVMRPDGSGERMLVNDFRVEAPTWAPNGRVLAYFRQGRANNRGEVSSKIYTIDLTGFNERQLPTPIDASDPAWSPLIP; translated from the coding sequence ATGAAACGACTCTCCCTCCTCCTGATCGCCTTTGCCGCGGTCGCCGCCCTTGCGCTGCAGGTCTCGCCGGCGCGCGCGGAGCTGCGCATCGACATCACGCGCGGTACCTTCGAGCCCTTGCCCATCGCGATCACCGACTTCCATTCCGAAGACGCGGAGTCCGCGCGCCTGGGCGCCGACATCGCCGATGTCGTGACCGCCGATCTGGAGCGCTCGGGCCTGTTCCGGCCGTTGGACCCGCAGGCCTTCATTCAGGACGCCGCCTCGGTCGCGACCGCCCCGCGCTTCGGGGAATGGTCGGTGCTGAAGGCGCAGGCGCTGGTCGCCGGAACCGCGCAGATGCAGTCGGACGGCCGGCTCCGTATCGAGTTCCGCCTTTGGGACGTCTTCGCCCAGCAGCAGATGCTGGGCCTCGCCTACGCCACCACGCCCAACAACTGGCGGCGCATCGGGCACATCATCGCCGACGCGGTCTATAAGCGCCTGACCGGCGAGGAGGGCTACTTCGACACCCGGATCGTCTACATCGCGGAGAGCGGGCCGCAGAACCGGCGCGTCAAGCGCCTGGCGATCATGGATCAGGACGGCGCCAACCACCGCTTCCTGACCGATGGCGCGGACCTGGTGCTGACTCCGCGCTTCTCGCCTTCCACGCAGGAGATCACCTACGTCTCCTACGTGAACGGGACCCCCAGGGTCTATCTCTTCAACCTCAACACCGGCCAGCAGGAAGTGCTGGGCGAGTTCCCCGGCATGTCCTTCGCCCCGCGCTTCGGGCCGGGCGGCAACTCCATCGTCATGAGCCTCGCGCGCAGCGGCAACTCGGATGTCTATACCCTGGACCTGAGGACCCGCGACCTGCGCCGCTTGACGGCGGACCCTTCGATCGACATCTCGCCCTCCTACTCGCCGGACGGGCGGCAGATCGTCTTCAACTCGGACCGGGGTGGCAGCCAGCAGCTCTACGTCATGAACGCGGACGGCTCCAACGTGCGCCGCATTTCTTTCGGGGAGGGCCGCTACGCAACGCCCGTCTGGTCTCCGCGCGGCGACCTGATCGCCTTCACGCGGCTCTATCAGGGCCAGTTCTACATCGGGGTGATGCGGCCCGACGGGAGCGGCGAGCGCATGCTGGTCAACGACTTCCGGGTCGAGGCGCCGACCTGGGCGCCCAACGGACGCGTGCTGGCCTATTTCCGTCAGGGACGGGCGAACAATCGCGGAGAGGTTTCCAGCAAGATCTACACAATCGACCTGACAGGCTTCAACGAGCGGCAGCTTCCGACGCCGATCGATGCCTCCGATCCCGCTTGGTCTCCCTTGATTCCCTAA
- the ruvB gene encoding Holliday junction branch migration DNA helicase RuvB — protein sequence MSDGQSEGRSEDRLVQPQAREEDILESSLRPLKIEEFVGQKQLRDNLKIFIEAARGRGDALDHVLFFGPPGLGKTTLAQIVARELGVGFRATSGPVIARAGDLAAILTNLQPHDVLFIDEIHRLNPAVEEVLYPAMEDFVLDLIIGEGPAARSVRIDLPPFTLVGATTRSGLITTPLRERFGIPLRLNFYEPDELRSIVERGARVLSIDMTSDGALEIAKRSRGTPRVSGRLLRRVRDFASVAGETRIDAKIADAALRRLDVDERGLDTMDRRYLRCIAEVYGGGPVGVETLAAALSEQRDVLEEVIEPYLIQQGLLQRSPRGRMLTAGGYDYLGLPAPKGREAAQFDLLEGEPDGGGEEGA from the coding sequence ATGAGCGACGGCCAGAGCGAAGGCAGGAGCGAGGACCGGCTGGTGCAGCCCCAGGCGCGCGAGGAGGACATCCTCGAGAGCAGCCTGCGTCCGCTCAAGATCGAGGAGTTCGTCGGCCAGAAGCAGCTGCGCGACAACCTGAAGATCTTCATCGAAGCGGCGCGCGGGCGCGGCGACGCGTTGGACCACGTGCTGTTCTTCGGCCCGCCGGGTCTCGGCAAGACCACGCTGGCCCAGATCGTGGCGCGGGAGTTGGGCGTGGGGTTCCGAGCCACCTCCGGCCCGGTGATCGCGCGGGCGGGCGACCTGGCGGCGATCCTGACCAACCTGCAGCCGCACGACGTGCTCTTCATCGACGAGATCCACCGTCTCAACCCCGCGGTGGAGGAGGTGCTCTATCCGGCGATGGAGGACTTCGTTCTGGACCTCATCATCGGCGAGGGGCCGGCGGCGCGCTCGGTGCGCATCGACCTGCCGCCCTTCACGCTGGTCGGGGCGACCACGCGCTCTGGCCTCATCACCACGCCGCTGCGCGAGCGCTTCGGCATCCCCTTGCGCTTGAACTTCTACGAGCCCGACGAGCTGCGCTCCATCGTCGAGCGCGGCGCCAGGGTGCTCTCCATCGACATGACCTCCGACGGCGCGCTGGAAATCGCCAAGCGCTCGCGCGGGACGCCGCGCGTCTCGGGCCGCCTGCTGCGCCGCGTTCGCGACTTCGCGAGCGTGGCGGGCGAGACCCGGATCGACGCCAAGATCGCCGATGCCGCGCTGCGCCGCCTGGATGTCGACGAGCGCGGCCTCGACACCATGGACCGCCGCTATCTGCGTTGCATCGCCGAGGTCTACGGCGGCGGCCCCGTCGGGGTCGAGACCCTGGCCGCCGCGCTCTCCGAGCAGCGCGACGTGCTGGAGGAAGTGATCGAGCCCTATCTCATCCAGCAGGGCCTGCTCCAGCGCAGCCCGCGCGGACGGATGCTGACGGCGGGCGGCTACGACTATCTCGGCCTGCCCGCGCCCAAGGGGCGCGAGGCGGCGCAGTTCGACCTTCTGGAAGGCGAGCCGGACGGCGGCGGGGAGGAGGGCGCTTGA
- the tolQ gene encoding protein TolQ → MEQQVIDSVTLGGSVAPHDLSVWGLFMQADLIVKIVIFMLVLASIWCWTIIIDKVIRLRRLRGKANRFEEAFWSGGSLEDLYDRLNERPGDPMASLFVAAMREWRRSAGRGMDDSSSRQSLRQRLERVMDISIMRDMEGLERHMIFLASTGSAAPFIGLFGTVWGIMNAFTSIAASKNTSLAVVAPGIAEALFATALGLVAAIPAVIAYNKLSNDLGRYAQRLETFAGEFSAILSRQLDEDD, encoded by the coding sequence ATGGAACAACAGGTAATCGACAGCGTGACCCTGGGCGGGTCTGTTGCGCCCCACGACCTTTCGGTCTGGGGCCTCTTCATGCAGGCCGACCTGATCGTGAAGATCGTGATCTTCATGCTGGTGCTCGCCTCAATCTGGTGCTGGACCATCATCATCGACAAGGTGATCCGGCTGCGCCGCCTGCGCGGCAAGGCGAACCGCTTCGAGGAGGCTTTCTGGTCGGGCGGATCCCTGGAGGACCTCTACGACAGGCTGAACGAGCGTCCCGGCGATCCCATGGCCTCGCTTTTCGTTGCCGCCATGCGCGAATGGCGGCGTTCGGCGGGCCGGGGAATGGACGATTCGAGCAGCCGTCAGTCGCTGCGCCAGCGGCTGGAGCGGGTGATGGACATCTCCATCATGCGCGACATGGAAGGGCTGGAGCGCCACATGATCTTCCTGGCCTCGACCGGGTCGGCAGCCCCCTTCATCGGCCTCTTCGGCACGGTATGGGGCATCATGAACGCCTTCACCTCCATCGCTGCCTCCAAGAACACCAGCTTGGCCGTGGTCGCGCCCGGCATCGCCGAGGCCTTGTTCGCCACGGCGCTGGGTCTGGTCGCGGCGATCCCGGCCGTCATCGCCTACAACAAGCTCTCCAACGATCTGGGCCGCTACGCCCAGCGCCTGGAGACCTTTGCCGGGGAGTTCAGCGCGATCCTCTCCCGCCAGCTCGACGAGGACGATTGA